ATTCACAACCGACGCGGTGCCCTTGAGGTCAATACAGGCTTTAAGCATGGATTATATGGTGCAGGGTTTGCGAGTGTTCACATAAGTAAATTCAACGTTTGCACACACTCAGTGTATTGCCAGGGTGTGCGCTAGCAGGCGCGTGTTTTTCTCAGACCTTCATAAACGTTGTGTAGGAGGGCTCGTCAGGCTGTGGGGGGTTGACCACCAGGTCCATGAGAGCCTGTCCAGAGACTGGCGGGCACAGACGCACCGACACCAGTTTGGTGAGCTGGGCCTTCACCTCAGGGTCCATGTTAATCACCTCCATGTAACCGCCGCGGAATCCACACCTGAGGAGGAAAGCAAATGGAGGAAGCCAAACACAAAGTTTACTCTCAGTACAGGTGCATACACGTCAGCAAAGGGAACTCTGTTTGCCTGGTTACTCACTCTCCCATGTAGCATTTGGAGGTGGAGTGGAAGGAGGCCATCTCCACTGTACTCGAGTACTCTGGTCCCATCTCAAACAGCACCTTCTTAAAGGACTGAAACTTACAGCCCTCTGCGTACACATTATCCTGATAGaccttaaaatggaaaaaaaaaggcctcattAGAGTTTAAAACTAAACTCGGTACACAAAAGAATGAAGGTAAATGTGCAGAGGTGACTGAAAAGGGAACCTTTATGTGTCATGAAAAGTGAATGACGTACTGTGTTTTACTTttgcaaaactaatgaaatatgGTGAGTATGTTAACTTgtatgttaatttaaaaaaaggaattaatTGTATTAAATGTGTCAGAAATCAGTGGTCATCAACAAGGATAATTGATGGCTAAATTCTTGACTTTACTTTGTCAATCTACTGtatatgattattttaaaggGGAGATACTACAGgtgaaaacagtattttgtcCTGTACTGGTCAATCTTGAGATTACAAATATTTTTGAGTATTTAGAAAGGTGTTACATGCAACATTTGGCCACCTGTCACCTGTTAGCATATGACTGCTAActtctgctaactgtagctgccattaatTAGCTCTTAGTCTGaaagttttaaacaaaactgCTACATACTGTACCTTAAATTAGATCAGTCAGTAGTAAAGTTGGAAAGTCTCTTAGTGATATCTATTATTTCAAAGAGTTTTGGCAGTTTTTTCTCATGTATATAATGACAAATACAGTTCCAAAAATTCCTTTGCTTGTTCTCAACTCTAAAAGGTcgacaaagtaaaaaaataattttaaaccTGGCTTCATGCAATGTTTAGTTGTTGGTTTGGGGAAAATATGAGAATGTGAGCAGTTTAACTAGATTGTACctcattttcatattcaaatattatatttatgtatCTTGCAATGCCATAAATAACTGTCTTGATGTGAATAATCTACTGGGGAAGGTTCGTGGTGACATCTCTCTGTTAAAAATCGTGGTTAGATAATCAGCAGAAAACTTTGACgcttattattattcattctaTTTGCATCACAAACCGTCAATGTCAAACAAGGTAAGAAACAAAGTAAGACAAGAGCTTTGAAGTCACTAGTTTTGTTCTTTAAGACAGGAGAATCAATGAAAGAGAAACGCATATGTATTGAGAAAAAGACATTGGTGCATTACTTCATCAGCCATGAGGAAAAGATGCTCTTCTTTAACAAATCGGATCACATCTTCAATGCACTGCCTGCTCTGGACCTGACCTATCACACAGGATAACCATAGATTGATGATTTAAGCTAGGTGaggaaatacacacatacaaaaatacaacatttcatCTACTTTCATGTAACACACAGAGAGTAATGTTACCAGACATACCGGTGGGGTTTCCGGGATTGATGATGCAGAGGACGCGGGGGTTGCAGTGCTGCCTGGCTTCATTGAGGGCTCTCCTGAGCTCTGCGACATCAAGGCTCCAACAGTTGTCCTCGTCCAAGTAGTAGTGGACCTGAACAGCGCCAAGGTCTGTGATGGCGGCCGAGTACAGAGGGTACTGGGGGATGGAGATCATCACACCCGTACGGTCACGACCCTCGCCACGCACCAGCAATTTAAGGATGGTCTGGATtaggaaggagggagagaagaaaacataGCTGAGCATTGTTATATTGCGATATGGCATAAgtcttgtcttttcctggttttaaaggctgcattattGTCAAGTGATATAAAGCTCAACCTGTGTTAATATTATGTAAACGTATCAATAGTCATCCTGAAAATATTGTAACAAAATTAATATATACATTGTTAAGATATTTGATTTAGTTGCCCAGTCCTAGCTTTAACGGAGGGCTTCTAAGGATATCCTGGCCCTTTGGTCATTTTGTCAGAATGCTAACTAGCCCGTTAATTATTTATGTCTGTTGTTagtcacaaaaatgtttttatgtcattaaaAGGTTTTAACCCAAGTTGTTGAAGGAGAGGACACTATTTGTGCAGATTTTCCCTGTACTTTTGcatacataatgttgctttttcaAAGGTGGaaactaataaacaaaaaaagaggagaatgTGTATGTATAAACTGATTAATCACTTTGTctacaaaatgttaaaaaatgcaaaaaaaaaaaaaaaaaaaagctcaccaCCCTGAGCCACAACAGACAACCTCAGATTGCTTCTTTAGTCCAACAAACAATCCAAAACTCACTCAGATTCATATTTACTgacaacatgaagcagcagatcctcacatttaagatgctggaaccagcaaatgtttggcatttttgctcaaaacataaatgtaacgATTAATTGACtcattgctgcagctctactgtACAATCAATCTGATCTGGTGAACACACCTACACTGTAGGCAAGTAATCCTACAGTTGAGCTTAGCAAGCAACAGCACGTATcttgtacagtacagtagtaAAGTGTATCTTAGAGTTATTCGGTAGTCTGATTAGGTTGCGTAAAACGAGAAATCTGTGTTGACAGTGACAAAGGTCACTGATGTGCAAAGTACAGCTGAGTGTATGATTAACAGAAGTTGATTAGAGCACAGCTTTATTGGCCAATTATATGTATGTAGTATGTCGATAGAGCAGAACATTACACTGAGAGGATCAATATTATTCACTTCATCTCTAAGtggttttaatattgtggcGGATCAGTTTGTGATGGATTAATCCAACATATAAACTTGAGTAACCCATACCACAATGGCATCACTGGCTCCAGTGGAGAGGTAGATGTTGTCAGGGTTGGAGGCGATTCCACCGTCTCTCTTCTCTATGTAGCGCGCCACATCCTGACGTATGCACTCAATGCCCTGGCTGGCGCTGTAGGCCCCTTGGACACATAGAAATGAACTCTGAATCAAACACAAGGGGCTACATTGATCAGGTGATCACGTTCTGTTCAAATAGTGTACCGACTGTccaaataaatgtgtaatgtgtagACAAATGGAGGTGgatgctgtctgtgttttggcagGAGGGGGAATAAATGTGGTTGGTTGAGCGAGGGGGTGTTGTCTGACCTATACTGTGGCCTCCGCAGGCCCCGAGAATACGCCGTGCTCTTTGCTTGGCATCCTCTGGAAACGTGTTGTCTTTCAGGAGTTCAGGGTAACTACACATAGCCAAGACCTACGGGAGAAAATTACAAATTCTTACAGCAAATCTCAGACTAACAAGCATTTGGACACATTCAACATGCATGGTTCTGGATGTTCTACATGCAGCCacattcttttttaaacacaagcaTTCAAGTAACTTGAGACGAGAGAATGTAAAAAGTTGTCCTACCTGTCTGAAAAATGTGATTGGTTTCTGGCCCATGGCGTGAGCATCGCCTATGTTAGCCTTGATGACTTCTGTGAAAGGTTTCTTGACTccctgaaaaagacaaagagacaaagaactGTTAGAATCTGGGAAGTGAAGTCTCTCTTGAGCAGGTGTAGAAAATAGAGTATTTTCTACACCTGGAAAAAAGTGAGAACCTGGTGACTTTGTGTTGCATCTTGCCTCTTGCCTGTTAATGACAGGACCTCAACAAACAGGATTTGTCTGCACATGTAACAACAAGTGAGTGTGAAGGAGACGTATGAGTCAAGATCCCTCGGGACTTTCTACAGTGAGAATAGTTCCTGTTCCCCTCATATGTCCaggtttctctttctttctttcatcatcaAGGAAGACAACAAATATCCTAACAAACATGTTGTATAAGAGCCGTGTGGCCCCAAAGCAATGGCTCTGTGTGTCTACACTGTTGGCTTGTACTGTTTTGGCTGTCTGGAGAAAGGCTTAGCCAGCTCTCAGGTCATATATTAGATTCATTGACAGAGGCATTGCATGTACATTCTTTCACACCCCGTGTTTCGCAGGATTACGGCACCCTCTTTCTTAAAACATTCCATTTCAGGGCTTTCCAAACCAAATTCCCTCAAAGTCAAGGACCCAATTGGCATATTCTGAAATAAGGATCAGAGTTAAATACAGTTGCAACACAAACTTTTTTATAATTAATGCCAGCAGGCTTTAAATCCTTACAGACCACAATTATGAAggttgcacagtgtaatggctatagaataatgacaccatctgcattTGGATTGGCTCCCAAAACCTTACTTTaaattttgtattttactgAAGTGAAAGGAAAATGAAGACTGGCTGCAGATGGAGACAGGCTGGCACCATTTCTGTGAGCTTTCACATCTCCAATATAGagaaaattaataaatgaaatcacGTTTAATCATGTGCTTTGTTGGTAGTTGTGACTCAGgggaaaatgcaaaacaacatgcATCCCTTTGCTACAGTGGTGCTGGCAGTAATACcattttggaaacactgaaataccaaaataacttttaaaaaaaaacaaaactttaaatccAACAATAAATCCACAGACTTTCAATGACTTGTGTAGTTTTGACTTTTTCAAACGTTTTCAAggagttgtttttctctcaaattCACAAACCCTCGAAGACTTCAAGTATCCATAGGAACCCTGGCTTCAACTCTCAGACTACAGACACTTGCATTCATCTCACATATGCATCTTCTCTCATTAGCAGCCATTTGTTTTACAAAGACCCTGGCACAGAGCCTGTTTTGGCTCATTGAGCAGGAAGCTCTGGCCCGGGCAGGGAAGacgctgctgcttctgctgagGCTAACAGAGACACAAACCCCTCAGTTTCTGCCCGTGGACTCACTAGAGCCTGGCTGGCTTAATCCAGACCCATGACGAAactcaagttgttttttgtttttttttctccatttcatgTCCCTCCCCATCACGTCACTATTCATCGTCACTGACTCAGCAAGTCCTTCATCTTCGTCTCTTTGGTCTAATTGGACCTGCAGTTTCTGGATTGgtgtctgtgagtctgtttgcTGGTCACGTGTTGCACCTGTTGCAcctgttgctctctgtcagATGATGTAATGTGACAACAGACGCCTCCTGCTACTTCGCACAAGGGCTCAGCACTAAAGAAAATAGATAACGTGATAATCGTGAGGATTTTTTTAGGCTTTCTGACGGTGCATTCAAAAACCACttcattaaacaaatgagattttACTGCGCGCTGGTGTGAAAATGATACAGTTCTAAAcgtcaaaaacaaaactggtaAGTTTCCCCTAACTGTGGCCAGCTGTGGCAGATGACGTGTGATGCCTTACTCCACCAAACGCATCCAAATCAGGACTTTCATTTGCAATCCAGATATAGAAACTGCAAACAATATTAGTTTTGCAAACCCCAAGTCAGAAACCAAGAAAAAACACTTAGACTGCCTCGCCCTGTTAGATTTGTTATGCCTGATCCCCTTCACAATACCCTGACAAAAAACCTGTTTAGTCTTCACTCGTTTGCCAGAAGATAATGGTGATGTAACAAGCTCTTTGTTAAAACCTGCCCCAAGTGTTTGCAGTTGAGTGCGATCATGACAAGGTGCTCATTAAAACAGCCTGAAAACACAAGCAATTTGAATTAAACCAACAGAAAGGGTCTCTCTCTGCACTTGACATGATCCCTGTCATGATTCAGTGTGTTCTACATACACAATAAAATACCTGGCAAAAGGCCTCACAGGGCAAAGGGAGAGCTCTCCTTCCAACTGAGTCCATATCATGACTTCTGTGTCCTTGTGTGACTTCAAGAGCGAGGACTAGATGTGCTTTGGGTCAGCGTGAATTCAGATATGGGCCTGTTTGAAACCTAAGTAAGTGGATGCAGCACGTTTCCTTTTCAGTCTTCGTCCCCGCCTTGTCCTCGTGCAACAAAGAGGCCGCTGTTCTCCAGGATAGAGTGGAGCCAGTCGGTTCCCCCGGCTCAGCGCTGCGTCCTCCTGCTCGCTCAGCACCAGGCACTGATTACACAGGCCGGACCAGTGAACCAGGCCAAGAAACCCTGAGGGGCTTAACAGACCCTGGCCTGAATTCACATTTCACTTAGTCTTATGAAACTGCCATCTTCCGTGTAACAGTTCAGATCAGTTATGCAGTTACATGGGTTGCTTGCCAATTACAGATGATATGGAATTGGATGGGTGCATAGACTTGTCTCCACCAGGGAGGTAAATTTTTTTTTACgcatgtatatgtgtttgtTAATTGGTTCGTTTATAGAAAATGTTGTTAACTTTTGGAGTCAATCAGGATAAAGAGACAGAGCtaggatttttttccctcacctTATTTAACATTGAGATATAAGGgtgatttttttctatattttcattaaattctcagggaataatgcatgtaGGCATGGGACAATATCAGAATCCTGAATCCTTCAGCCGCTGTAAATAGAAGaagttaataaaacatgaagtaGGAATGAGATCTGATGAACTCTgaactgtttctctgttgtcaCCACTCTTTTGTTCTGGGACAATGCAGACTTACTAGAAGCTGAGATCTAAGCCTAAATTAGCTTACTGCAGTGCAAGCACTGTTGTACCAGAGGTGTGGGTAAGGATTTATAAGGGTCATcatcaaaccacacacacacacacacacacacacacacacacacacaaaatctgctgagtaaaagtgaaagtgttcCAGTCATGGATCTGACAGGAAGCGCAGCAGCAGATGACCGAGGGGCTCCAGCCAACAAAACTCCTGGATTTCACATTTCAAGCTGTTTTCACTCACCGTGCCATTGCATTGCGtaatcagtgaaaataaactgggacaaataaatacaataataaaatggGAACTAAAGTTGACCCAGCACACTATTGTCGTGTCCTTtgtgaagcagaaaatgttttgaagttATTCTAGTCAAGCACTGAAAATTAGgttcagaggaaaaacaagtgcATTACTGAGAACTTGTGCACTTTCAGCATAACTGGGGCTGCTTCTTGCAGAGAAAGGCCTCTGACGCTGCTGGgcctcacagctgcagctccttgCAATGAACTCTCTCCCCaatggggaggagggaggccaGTAAACCcagagagacaaaggaggaCAGAGAATGTACCCTCTTCATCTTACATAATAACCTTCCACGATACACATCCTCCACTCTGGATCCTGGAGTCACCTCCTCGGGCCAGGGCAGAGTGAAATGTACTCAAACTAAAACGTTCCCCTCCAGCTAGTCACGTGTCTTGTATGCTTGCAGAGAGGGCTGCATTACAGTTTCAAAGACACTCCTCTTTGAACAACTTGCCCTTCCTAGTAAAGCACGGTACATCAATATTAGTACAGCAGGATGTAATCTGAGTTGTTACGTGCAGCAGTGCAGAAGAGGAACATAACATCCAGACCACTGCTGTCATGCCGGGACTTTTAAAAGCTGACATACTGTCTGCGTTGGCAGAAACTGTCCAAGGCAAGCATCTTCGACATCTGGGCTACCGATTGCTCTTTCCACTCTCTTGATTTTCTGAACATATCTTAAGGAAACAGAGCCAggaaatgactttttttgtgcACACTGTCCACAGTAGCTGGTGTGTGCCAAAATCCACCCAGAGGCACTTTTAATATTTGTggcactgcagtgttttcatcaaAAAGCTAAAGTGCTTGAAAGAAAGGACGGAAAAATCGGCTTCAGATGAAAGATTACAAGTTAAAGAATGACTACacctcaaaatgaaaattcagtcattaacCATTCACTT
This is a stretch of genomic DNA from Acanthopagrus latus isolate v.2019 chromosome 19, fAcaLat1.1, whole genome shotgun sequence. It encodes these proteins:
- the si:ch211-217a12.1 gene encoding alanine aminotransferase 2-like isoform X2; protein product: MSAAESNNNNNNMSHQAANGVACRGKVLTVDNMNPRVKKVEYAVRGPVVQRAVQIEKDLREGVKKPFTEVIKANIGDAHAMGQKPITFFRQVLAMCSYPELLKDNTFPEDAKQRARRILGACGGHSIGAYSASQGIECIRQDVARYIEKRDGGIASNPDNIYLSTGASDAIVTILKLLVRGEGRDRTGVMISIPQYPLYSAAITDLGAVQVHYYLDEDNCWSLDVAELRRALNEARQHCNPRVLCIINPGNPTGQVQSRQCIEDVIRFVKEEHLFLMADEVYQDNVYAEGCKFQSFKKVLFEMGPEYSSTVEMASFHSTSKCYMGECGFRGGYMEVINMDPEVKAQLTKLVSVRLCPPVSGQALMDLVVNPPQPDEPSYTTFMKERTAVLADLAEKARLTEQILNTVPGITCNPVQGAMYSFPRITLPQKAIDKAKEAGQIPDMFYCMKLLEEEGICLVPGSGFGQREGTFHFRMTILPPTEKLKVLLQRLRDFHLRFTQEFS
- the si:ch211-217a12.1 gene encoding alanine aminotransferase 2-like isoform X1, which encodes MFQISVRRMSAAESNNNNNNMSHQAANGVACRGKVLTVDNMNPRVKKVEYAVRGPVVQRAVQIEKDLREGVKKPFTEVIKANIGDAHAMGQKPITFFRQVLAMCSYPELLKDNTFPEDAKQRARRILGACGGHSIGAYSASQGIECIRQDVARYIEKRDGGIASNPDNIYLSTGASDAIVTILKLLVRGEGRDRTGVMISIPQYPLYSAAITDLGAVQVHYYLDEDNCWSLDVAELRRALNEARQHCNPRVLCIINPGNPTGQVQSRQCIEDVIRFVKEEHLFLMADEVYQDNVYAEGCKFQSFKKVLFEMGPEYSSTVEMASFHSTSKCYMGECGFRGGYMEVINMDPEVKAQLTKLVSVRLCPPVSGQALMDLVVNPPQPDEPSYTTFMKERTAVLADLAEKARLTEQILNTVPGITCNPVQGAMYSFPRITLPQKAIDKAKEAGQIPDMFYCMKLLEEEGICLVPGSGFGQREGTFHFRMTILPPTEKLKVLLQRLRDFHLRFTQEFS